Proteins from one Bactrocera neohumeralis isolate Rockhampton chromosome 3, APGP_CSIRO_Bneo_wtdbg2-racon-allhic-juicebox.fasta_v2, whole genome shotgun sequence genomic window:
- the LOC126752702 gene encoding uncharacterized protein LOC126752702, with amino-acid sequence MKAHPNLSKGSLKTPDAKNTSNNLWKNLVSYLNAAGPPLRDIAGWKKVWADYKIHLKAKMRRNKNNISGTGGGPSLFISLSQLEQQVSELLSIEESINGMSGTLSFGAATSSMSEFVLKLSRSPERFHTWESCDAPPNLPFAALICIL; translated from the exons ATGAAGGCGCATCCTAATTTATCGAAAGGATCACTAAAAACACCAGACGCCAAAAATACCTCcaataatttatggaaaaatttagtttccTATTTAAACGCAGCAGGGCCACCATTGCGCGACATTGCGGGGTGGAAGAAG GTTTGGGCAGACTATAAGATTCacttaaaggcaaaaatgcgacgaaacaaaaataatatttcgggaACTGGAGGTGGTCCCTCACTTTTCATATCCTTATCACAGTTAGAGCAACAAGTGAGTGAGTTATTGTCAATAGAGGAATCAATAAATGGAATGAGTGGTACCTTGTCATTCGGTGCAGCTACAAGCAGCATGTCGGAG TTCGTCCTCAAACTTTCACGTTCTCCTGAGAGGTTCCATACGTGGGAGTCATGCGACGCTCCTCCAAATCTACCATTTGCTGCCCTTATCTGCATTTTGTGA